In the Quercus lobata isolate SW786 chromosome 5, ValleyOak3.0 Primary Assembly, whole genome shotgun sequence genome, one interval contains:
- the LOC115990716 gene encoding stemmadenine O-acetyltransferase-like: MVMNVEIISKEIIKPSSPTPHHLRKFKLSFLDQLAPLFHFPIIWFYDSKKFVDVEPFERSRLLKESLAKTLTHFYPLAGAPINDEFSINCNDKGVDYIQARVLCKQSQAIHNPNGNDLIQLLPFEPDNSCNDFGKEVLLAVQYNIFECGGVAIAVCISHKLADVISAVNFVNAWAGTCRGESEVMSPIFDAHIHFPPRDITGFMPNEAYISKENIVTRRFLFNKSSIAALRREASAAFGPEDRFASRVEVVSAFIWMHMMVMARTRTTKPKQVTAVLAVNLRERMVPQLPVHSFGNLARVAIAAETPVEMEKDYHFLVRQVRNAILEINAEYLKKLQDGPVGDLYFLGKKDKQFQNGEIESCNFSSWCRFPVYEVDFGMGKPTWVCCPGFCCKNTVVMMSTKDGDGIETWVTMKEEDMAMFENDQELLSYAS, translated from the coding sequence ATGGTGATGAATGTTGAGATAATCTCCAAGGAGATAATTAAGCCATCATCTCCAACACCCCATCACCTTAGGAAGTTCAAGCTTTCCTTCTTAGACCAACTTGCACCTCTCTTTCATTTTCCTATCATTTGGTTCTATGATTCTAAGAAATTTGTGGATGTTGAACCATTTGAAAGATCTCGTTTGCTAAAAGAGTCTCTAGCTAAAACCTTAACTCACTTCTATCCATTAGCTGGAGCACCTATTAATGACGAATTCTCCATCAACTGTAACGACAAGGGTGTGGACTATATTCAAGCTCGAGTCCTATGCAAGCAATCACAAGCGATACACAATCCAAATGGCAATGATCTAATCCAATTGCTACCATTTGAGCCCGATAATAGTTGCAATGATTTTGGAAAGGAAGTTCTCCTAGCTGTccaatataatatttttgagtgtgGTGGAGTTGCAATTGCTGTGTGTATCTCACATAAGCTTGCTGATGTAATATCTGCAGTCAATTTTGTTAATGCATGGGCTGGCACATGTAGAGGAGAAAGTGAAGTTATGAGCCCTATTTTTGATGCACACATCCATTTTCCTCCAAGAGATATAACTGGGTTCATGCCAAATGAAGCCTATATCTCAAAAGAAAACATTGTGACCAGAAGGTTTTTGTTCAACAAATCGAGCATAGCCGCACTAAGAAGAGAAGCCTCTGCTGCATTTGGTCCAGAAGACAGGTTTGCATCACGCGTTGAGGTAGTTTCAGCATTCATATGGATGCATATGATGGTGATGGCTCGGACAAGGACAACAAAACCTAAGCAAGTAACAGCAGTTCTTGCAGTGAACCTGCGAGAGAGGATGGTTCCACAACTTCCAGTGCATTCCTTTGGGAATCTTGCGAGGGTTGCGATTGCAGCTGAAACACCGGTTGAGATGGAGAAGGATTACCATTTTTTAGTGAGGCAGGTTAGGAACGCTATCTTGGAAATCAATGCTGAGTACTTGAAGAAACTACAAGATGGCCCTGTTGGAGATCTGTATTTTCTAGGgaaaaaagacaaacaattCCAAAATGGTGAGATAGAGTCCTGTAACTTTAGTAGTTGGTGTAGGTTTCCTGTGTATGAAGTTGATTTTGGTATGGGAAAGCCCACCTGGGTGTGTTGTCCAGGCTTTTGTTGTAAGAATACGGTAGTCATGATGAGTACCAAAGATGGTGATGGAATTGAGACATGGGTGACCATGAAGGAAGAAGACATGGCCATGTTCGAAAATGACCAGGAGCTGCTCTCATATGCTAGCTAG